The Desulfovibrio oxyclinae DSM 11498 genomic interval AGTATGGGCATCAGCATGACCAGCCTTGCGGTCTTCTCCGGCGCAGTGGGCGTTGGCATCGGCTTCGGGTTGCAGAAAATCTTTTCCAACCTCGTTTCCGGCGTCATTCTGCTGCTGGACCGCTCCATCAAGCCGGGCGACACCATTGAAGTGCAGGGCGCCTACGGCTTTATCCGCTCCCTGCACGCCCGCTACGCCTCGGTGCTCACGCGCGACGGCAAGGAATATCTCATTCCCAACGAGCACCTGATCACCAATCAGGTCATCAACTGGACCTTTTCCGACAATCAGGTCCGTCTGCGCCTGCCGGTCGGCATCAGCTATGAATCCGACGTGCGGCTTGCGCTGGACCTGATGCTTCAGGCCGCGCGGCAGAGCCCGAGGGTCGTCACCGATCCGGCTCCAAACGCCCTGTTGGTTGGTTTCGGCGACAGCAGTGTGGACCTTGAGCTGCGCGTCTGGATTGCGGATACGGATCAGGGTATCGGGGGTGTTCGCCATACGGTCCTGCTGGGTATTTGGGATCTTTTTCATGAGCATGGCATCCAGATTCCCTTCCCGCAGCGAGACGTGCTTCTCAAGCAGGACTCTTCGCTCAGGGTTTCCGTGGATAGGGGCGAGACCGAAAGCGAGAGTCCCGGCGGCAAAAAGCCCGATATATAATATTGATTTCCCGCTGCCGATGCTATGTCGGTTGTATGTTGAGCCTTCTCTCCCGTAGCGGCGTTTTTGCCTGTTTTACCGTCATTTTTCTGCTCGTGGCGGGTGTGTCCGCTACGGCCTTCGCCGCTGACGTAAAGCTCACGCCCGAAGAGCGGGACTGGATCGCCCGGTCCGGACCGGTGAAGGTCTGGGGTGGCGACTGGCCGCCGTATCAGTTCAAGGACACCGCCCGCAGCGGCATCTGCGACGGGTACCTCAAGCTCATAACCGAAAAGACCGGGCTGCGCTTCGAGGTCGTGCCTGCCGGGTATTCGTGGGATGAGATGCTGCGCCGGATGCGAAAAGGCACGTCCCAATACGACGTCATCCCGACTATCAAGCGTACCGAGGAGCGCGAAGAGTTTCTGCGCTTCACCCGTCCTTACCTTTATTTATCATGGGTCATCGTCATTCGGGACGACTTCGGATACGTGGGCGGCCCGGACGATCTGGCGGGCATGACCGTTGCCGTTCAGAATCGTTACGTGGTGCATCAACGGTTGGCCGAACAATACCCGCGACTGAATCTGATTCCTGTGCCGGATGCCGAAAAGGGACTTGAATCCGTGGCCCGGGGGAGCGCCGATGCCTTTGTGGGCAACCTCACCGTGACGTCATGGCTCATCGACCACAGGGGCTTCGACGTTCTCAAGGTGGCCGCGCCCATTACCCTCGGCAATCATGATCAACGGATGGCCGTGGCCCGTGAGGACCGCATCCTTGCCTCGGTACTGGACAAGGCGCTGGCCTCCATAACTCCGCTTGAACGACAGGCGTTGATGCAGGAATGGATGGCCGTCAGGTATGAACACGGCATGTCGCTTCGCAGCATCATCCGCTGGCTTCTGGTCCTGGTTCTGCCTCTTGGGGCGGCGCTGCTGGTCATGGCGTTTTCGAACCGCAGGCTCAGGCGGGAGCGGGACACGCAGCTTCTGATGCAGCGGGAACTGCAGGAAAGCCGGGAAGCCCTCGACCGTGTAATCAAGGGTATCCGTGCGGCCATCGTCACCGTGGAGCCACGCAATCTGAGCATTCTCGACGCCAACGAAGAGGCCGAGAAGCTGCTTGGCTGGAGCCGCGAAGAGCTCAAGGGCAGGGACTGCCGCTTTCTGTGCTGTAAAGGCGGCGACAAGAACTGTCCCGAACGGTGTCCGTTGCTGGAACAGGATATTTTCATGGGCGAATACCTCATTGCCCGCGCCGACGGCACCTGCGTTCCCATCATGAAGACCGTGGTCTCCGTGCGTCGCGAGGGGCAGGCCGCTTTCATGGAAGTCATGCTCGACATCTCCGAGCGCAAACGGCACGAGCGGGACCAGTTGCAGGCCTTGAAGCTGGAATCCATCGGCAGCCTTGCCGCGGGCATCGCTCACGAGATCAATACCCCGGCCCAGTTCGTTGGCGACAACGTCCGGTTCCTGAAGGAAGAGCTGGATCCGTTCATGAAGCGGGTCGCCGAGGCGGTGGAGCTCGCCTGTCCCGACCCCACGGCGTTGGACGACAAGGCTCGAAGCCGTTTCCTGAAGCTCTGCGAAGATTCGGGAATCGAGTTCCTGGCCGAGGAGGTCCCTCAGGCCATTCGGGAAACCCTTGAAGGCGTGGGCCGCATCACGGGTATCGTCCGCAGTATGAAGGCTTTTTCGCATCCCGATGAAGTCAACCCCGTGCCGCTGGACGTGACGGAGGCCGTACGTAATACCGTCATGGTCGCTAGAAACGAATGGAAATACGTGGCGGAAGTGAATTTCGACTTTGAAGAAAACCTCCCGCCGGTGCGCGTGGTCCCGGGCCAGTTCAATCAGGTGGTACTCAACCTGCTCATCAACGCGGCGCAGGCCATTGCGGAAAAGAACGCAGGCACGCAGCAGATCGGCTCCATCACCATTTCCGCCCGCCGTGACGGAAAAATGGTTCAGGTGAGCGTGACGGACACCGGCACCGGCATCCCCAAGGAAATGGACGGCCGCGTGTTCGACCCCTTCTTTACCACCAAGGAGGTGGGCAAAGGCACCGGGCAAGGGTTGGCCATAGCCTATTCCCTCGTGGTGGAGACCTTTGGCGGCGAGCTGTTCTTTGAAAGCGCCGAAGGCGAAGGGACTACCTTCCATATCCGCATTCCCGCCGAAGTCTGACCATTCCCCGACGAGCGGTGACCGTTCGCCGTATTGCCTGTGGACCGCGCTCCCGCGCAGGTGGTACGGTTCGTCCCGACGCTGGCAATCAACAGGAGACGAACGCAATGCTGCTCGGAATAGACGTGGGAGGAACCCATACCGACGCCGTGGCGCTGGAGGAGCGGGGCGGCTGCATGGAAACAGCCGCATCCTGCAAGGTGCCCACCGATCACGACGACCTGCTGGGATCGGTCACCGCGGCGCTCAGGGAAGTGCTGCGCGACGTGGACCCGGCCCGGGCCGTCGCCCTCAACCTGTCCACCACACTTTCCACCAACGCCATCGTGGAAGGCAAGGTGGAGGACGTTGGCGTGCTGGTGAGCGCAGGGCCCGGCATCGACCCGCACCTCTTCATGCCCTGCCGTCATTTCTATGCCCTCGATGGGTACGTGGACCATCGCGGCAACGAGGTTCGCGCCTTGCGCGGCGGACAGGTCCGCGAAGCCGTTGAAGCCTGCCGAAAGGACGGCGTGCGCGTGTTTGCGGCCGTGGGCAAGTTTTCCACACGCCACCCCCGGCACGAGCGGGTCATGCGCAACGCCCTGTGCGCCGTGGACGGCGACGAACCCTGCGAAGCCGCGGATTTCGTGACCATGGGTCACGAACTTGGCGGCACCCTGAATTTTCCCCGTCGCGTAGCCACCGCCTATTACAACTGTGCGGTCTGGCGCGTGTTCAACGAGTTTGCCGAAGCCGTGAAGCGTTCGCTGGACGACCTTGGCCTCGGACATGTGCGCGTCAACGTGCTCAAGGCGGACGGCGGCACCATGCCATTGGCCGAATCGCGGCGAATGCCCGTGCAGTCCATTTTTTCCGGCCCTGCCGCCAGCGTCATGGGCATCGTGGCCCTGTGCGACATCGTGCACGACTCCGTCATCCTCGACATAGGCGGCACCACCACGGACATCGCGGTTTTTGCCGACGGTGCCCCGCTGGTGGAGCGCGAGGGCATCGACATCGGCTCCCTTCCCACGCTGGTGCGCGCGCTCAAGGTGCGCTCCATCGGCATGGGCGGCGACTCTGCCATCTCGGTACTCGCGGATGAAGTGCGCGTCGGCCCGAACCGACTCGGTCCCAGTGCCTGCCACGGCGGAGAACGCCCGACGCTGACCGACGCCCTCAACTGGGTGGGTGAGTCCGAAGTGGGCGACGTGGAAGCCTCCAGGCACGCCCTGCGCGACTACGCCGCCTCGCACACAATGCCCGCCGAAGTCCTTGCCGGGCGGGCCGTGGAGTACGCCTCCCGGACCATCCACCGTGAGACTCGCGCGTTGGTTGACGAGATCAACGCCAAGCCCGTGTACACCATTCACGAGCTGCTGGAAGGAAAACAGGTCGTACCTCGCAAGATCTACCTCATGGGCGGCCCTGCCGAATCCATGCGCGGCCCGCTTTTCGAGCGTTTCAAGCTTTCGGTGGAAGTGCCCAGCGACTATGCGGTGGCCAACGCCATCGGCGCGGCCCTGACCCGCACCACGTGGGATCTGGAACTGTTCGCGGATACCGAACGCAACGTCATGTTCATCCCGTCGCTCTCGTATCGGGAGAATATTCCATCCAACTACGGACTGGAGCAGGCCCGGCGCGACGCCGTGAATCAATTGTCCATGCATCTGGACGCCATGGGCGTGAAGCTGGACAAGGACGAGGCGCAGATCACTCACGCGTCCAGCTTCAACATGGTCAAGGGATTCGACATGGTGGGCCGCAACATCCGCGTGCGCTGTCAGGTGCGCCCGGGCGTGACGCATCGCATGGGCCGGGTCTAGACCGCCGGCAGGACAAATACAGGGAGTACACATGCTCAAGGCTGACAAGTCCCTCGGAATCATATTCTTTCCGGCCTTCGACTGGGCCATTTCCCCCACGCATCCCGAGCGCGAGGAACGGCTGCTCTACACGCAGGACCAACTGCGCGAGGAAGGCATCTTCGACATCGAAGGCATCGACGAATACAAGCCGTCCGTGGCCTCGGTGGAGGACGTGGAGCGGGTGCATTTCTGTTTTCCGGATGTGCCGTCCGTGGCCACGCGCTCGCATATGGTCTCGGCCGGGGGCGCCATCCGGGCGGCGGAGCTGGTCATGTCCGGCGAGAAGGAGCGCGCCTTTGCCATGGTCAGGCCGCCGGGGCACCACGCCATGAAGGTGGTCCATGGCTCGCGCGGCTTCTGCAATATCAATATCGAGGCGGTGATGCTGGAGCACATCCGCGCCAGACACGGACGCAAGCGGGTCGCAATCGTGGATACGGACTGCCACCACGGCGACGGCACGCAGGATGTGTACTGGCACGACCCGGACACCCTGTTCATTTCCATGCATCAGGACGGGCGGACCCTGTATCCCGGCTCCGGTTTCCCCGAAGAACTCGGCGGCCCGTGGGCGCGCGGGCGCAACCTGAACATTCCCCTGCCGCCCGGCACCTCGGACGAAGGCTTTCTGGCGGTGATGGAGCGCGTGGTCATGCCCATTCTGGAGGACTTCGGGGCCGATCTGGTCATCAATTCGGCAGGGCAGGACAACCACTTTTCCGATCCCATCACCAACATGAATCTCTCTGCGCAGGGCTATGCGCGCATGAACGAGATGCTCGCCCCGGACATCGCGGTGCTGGAGGGTGGCTATGCCATTCAAGGCGCGCTGCCGTATGTGAATCTGGGGCTGTGCCTCGCCATGTCCGGCATGGACTATTCCGGCGTGCGCGAGCCGGATTTCACGCCCGATTCCGTGCATCAGGAAAAGCGCATTACGGAATACATCGACAGGCTCTGCGACGTGATGCCAGAACTGTATTTCAATCCGCCTGCCTTCGACGGCTCTGAAAAGGCCCGCGAGGGCGTTATTTCCGCAGGCTGGTTCGTGCGGCACAAGGACATTTACTACGACGTGGACAACATCTCCGAGGCGCAGACCGAGATGGTGCGCGAGTGCCCGGACTGTCGGGGCACCGTGCGGGTGGAGACCCGCTCCACCAACAATCCGCTCTGCCTCGGCGTGGAAGTCCCGGCCGACGCCTGCGATGCCTGCCGCGACGAGGGCTACCGGATTCTGGAGGAAGCTCAGCTCAAGGGCGGCTTCCGCTATATCCAGTTCATCAACCGTCGCGACGACGAGGTGGTACGGCACGGTTTCTAGCTTCCGGGGGTTCGGCCTGTGCCGAAAACGTGAAGGGGACAGTGAAATGGATGAGCAGATAGTCCAACGTACGGTCAAGGCGCTTGGTCGGAACGGTTTTCTCGTGCATGTGGCCGATGATCCGGCGCAGGCGCGCGAGATTATCCTTGCCGACATCCTGCCCGGCGTCGTGCCCGGACTGGTTTCGTACGGCGACTCCATGACGCTTCAGGCCACCGGTGTTCTGGACGACATGCGCGCAATGGCGGGAGCCGGCGGCTGGGAGTTTCTCGACACCTTCGGGCGGGGCATTTCGCGCGAGGAAATTCTTGAGCGCAGACGTCAGGCGCTGCTTTCCGAGCTGTTTTTTACCGGAACCAATGCCCTTACCGAGCAGGGGCAACTAGTGAATCTGGACATGATCGGCAACCGTGTGGGGGGCATTGTCTGGGGACCTCGCAATGTGGTCCTGACCATCGGCACCAACAAGATTGTGGACGGAGTGGACGCTGCCTTGACCCGTGTCCGGGATAAGGCCGCGCCGCTGAACGCCGCTCGACACGGTGCGCACACCCCCTGTGCGAAGACCGGCAAATGCATGGACTGCGACAGCCCGCATCGTATCTGCAATGTATGGACGATCACCGAAAAGAGCTGGCCCAAAGGACGCATCCGCGTCGTGCTGATTCGCGGCAACTACGGCCTGTAGTCGCAAACCTTTCCCTTTTTTCTCGCCGGAACTCACCACGCTTCCTTTGTTGGAATGGCCTGTAGTTGCAGTCCACCGCCTTTCTTGCGCCGCATGGCGGCCTGCGCACGAAAAAAGGCCCCGCCGGAGCGGGGCCTTTGAGGAGCGAGGGACGTCTGACGGTCTTACAGGACCGGCAGGTATTTTTCGAGTTCGAACTCGGTGACCTGGGTGCGGTAGTCGTCCCATTCGGCCATCTTGTTCTCGACCAGTGCGTTGTGCAGGTGGTCGCCGAGGACTTCCTTCATGAACTTGGACTTCTTCAGGGCGGCGGCGGCTTCGTACAGGGAGCCGGGCAGCGCCTTGATCTTGTTGCGCTTGAGCTGACGCTCGTTCATTTCGAAGATGTCGTCTTCCACCGGGGCGGCCAGCTTGTAGCCTTCCTCGATGCCCTTGAGACCGGCGGCAAGCTGCACGGCCCAGGCGAGGTACGGGTTGGCGGCCGGATCCGGGCAACGCAGTTCCATACGGGTGGCCATTTCCTTGCCCGGCTTGTACATGGGCACGCGGACCAGTGCGGAGCGGTTGCGGCGGGCCCAAGCAATGTAGACCGGAGCTTCGTAGCCCGGGACCAGACGCTTGTAGGAGTTCACCCACTGGTTGGTCACGCAGACGAATTCCGGAGCGTGCTTCAGGATACCGGCGATGTAGGACTTGCCCTCGGCGGACAGGTGGTATTCGTCGGATCCATCGTAGAAGACGTTCTTGCCGTTCTTGAAGATGGACTGGTGCACGTGCATGCCGGATCCGTTCTCACCGAAGATGGGCTTGGGCATGAAGGTGGCGTAGCAGCCGTGCTTGCGGGCGGTTTCCTTGACCACCACGCGGTAGGTCATGGCGATGTCGGCCATTTTGAGGGCTTCGTCGTAGCGAAGGTCGATCTCGTGCTGGGACGGAGCGACTTCGTGGTGGGAGTACTCGACGTTGATGCCCATGGCTTCCAGCGCGAAGATGATGTCGCGGCGGATGTTGTTGCCGAGGTCGAGCGGCGGAGCGTCGAAGTATCCGCCGTGGTCGAGAATCTCGGTGCCCTGATCATCGGAGAACAGGAAGAATTCGAGTTCGGGACCCACGTAGGAGGTGTAGCCCTTCTCGGCGGCCTGTGCCAGCACGCGCTTGAGCACGCCGCGGGAGTCGGCGGCAAACGGGGTGCCGTCGGGGTTGACCACGTCGCAGAACATGCGGGCGACCGGACGCTCGGTGGGGCGCCAGGAGCAGATCTGGAAAGTGGTCGGATCGGGCATGGCGACCATGTCGGACTCGTCGATGCGGCAGAAGCCGAGGATCGAGGAGCCGTCGAAGCCCATGCCTTCCTCAAAGGAAGCTTCCAGTTCCTTCGGGGTGATCTGGAAAGATTTCAGGGTACCGAGAATGTCGACGAACCAGTACTGGATGAAGCTTACGTCATAGTCCTTGACGGCCTTCATTACGTCGTCGGCGTTCTTGCAGTTGAAAACGGGGATGTCCATATTTTCCTCCAGGGGTTTCCAGGTTCTTTTCAGGCAAAAAATTTTTCCAACCGGACGGGCTCTCTATTATCAACCACCGTGCCAAATAAATAAAAGTCTTTTAATTCGGCATTTTGGGTTTTTGGGCCTGTAGGTGAGGCCGGGTTGAGAGGTCGTTAGTTGCCTTTTTTGTAAAAATCCTTTGCCAAAAAGCCGTATTTGTTTCCCAAAATTGTCAACACGCGAACAATGTAGCAGGTGCCGCTTTTTTCATCAACCACAAAAATGTCAATATGGAGCACTGCAAAGCCGAAAAAGGCGATTTTTCCCGTCGAATCGGCGTAATCCTGATCGTTGCATTGCCGTGAAGGCTTCGCAAAGTTCCTTTCTTGTCAGGAGACGATCCATTCCATCGAAAAGCATGGCCTGCGCGCAGGGGTGATATTGTCCCATGACGTTCACCCATGTGTCGGGAGATAGTTCAAAGAGCCACTTTCCCCAGTGTTCGGATCCGGAGCGACCTTCAGGAAGCACAAGGTGTCTGACGAGCAGTCCTTTGGCGGCAAGCCCTTGCTCAATGATGAGGTCTCCGGTCTGCCTGTACATTTCCCGGATGGCGGCCCGGGTCCTTTCGGGGTAGTCCGAGGCTCGAAGCAGCTCCGCGGCGATGTACGAATCCCACACTTTTGCATCGGGCATGTAGATATCCACCACCCCTTCGAGCATAGCCAGCGTATCCACACTGTCATATCCGCCGCAATTATAGACGATGGGCAACGAAAGACCGTGCTCCACGGCAACGGGCAGGGCTTCCAGAATCTGAGGCACCACGTGGGATGGCGTAACGAGGTTGATGTTGGCGCATCCGCGCCGTTGCAGGTCGAGCATCGCGCCTGCAAGGCCGTCGGGATCGGCCTCGGGGCCGGCGTCTGGAACGCGGCTGATGTCCTCGTTCTGGCAGAAAACGCAGCCGAGATTGCAGCCGGAGAAGAATATGGCACCCGAGCCGCCGCTGCCCACAAGTATGTCCTCTTCGCCGAAATGCGGACCGAAGCTCGCCACGTGGGCGCGCCGCCCCACACCGCAGAAGCCGGTTTCTCCCTGCGTGCGGTCCACGCCGCACTCCCGCGGGCAAAGGGTGCATTGGCGGAGTGCGCGAAGTGCGTCATCGATGCGTTTTTGCAGCTCGCCAGTCTCGTGCAGACGCACATAACCGGGCCTGCTGTGTGCCGATTCGTTATTCATGGGCATGAATAGTAGCCGAAAAAAAACTTTCGACAAGGGCGTTGGCAGGCTACCCCTTCCGTCGTGGGGGAATGTGGGCTATCCTGTGCCGAAAAAAGGGAATCGCCCATGAATCGTGCATACAAATTGTTGGCGGGGTTGCTGCTGGCCGCACTCTTGGCGGGCTGTGGCGGAGACATTGCGCCGGGACAGGGTGAGGCATCTGACAGCGGATACGAACCCGAATCCACGGCACAGGCCGTCACCGAAGAAGTTCGCGTTTTCAGCGAAGCGGTGGGAACCGTGCGGGCGCGCACCGATATCCGTGTGGAGGCGCAGATCACCGCGCGAGTGCTGGAGGTGAACGTGACACCGGGGACGGATGTCGGCAAGGGCGATACGCTGGTGGTGCTTGATGCGCGTGCGGCAGAGTCGCGTTTGGAGCAGGCCCGGCAGCGGCTGGAGTCGGCCAGAAGCGGCAGACGGCAGGCACAGCGAACCGTTGCCGCAGCGCAGGCGGCCTTCAATAAGGCAAAGTCCACCTATGAGCGAATGAAGAAGCTGCGCAGCGAACAGGTCATCACCGAAGAAGAGGTGGAGCAGGCCGAGACCGCCTATCTACAGGCTCGTGCCGAACTCAATCGGGCGCAGGCCGCCACAGAGGGCGCATCGGCCGACGTGGAACAGGCGGAAAAGGCCGTTCAGGAAGCCGAAATATCACTCGACTACACCACAATCACGGCGCAGGAGGCCGGTGAGGTCGCCAAACGGTTCGTGGATCCGGGGGATCTGGCTTTTCCGGGCAAACAGCTGCTGACGCTCCAGACCGGCGGAAGCCTTCGCATGGAAGCGCAGGTTCGCGAAGGGCTCATCGGCAGGTTGCAGCTTGGGCAGCGTGTACCGGTCGTGGTGGAAGCCCTGAAGCCGCAGGAGCGGTTGGAAGGCATAGTGGAAGAGATCGAACCGCTGGCCGATCCGACCACACGTTCGTTCGTGGTCAAGGCATCGGTGCCGGAACGTCCCGGTTTGTATCCGGGTATGTTCGGACGGCTGCTAGTGCCCATGGATATGCGTGCGGCAGTGATGATTCCCGAGGAGGCCGTGACGCGTGTGGGACAGCTGGAGACGGTCATGATACGCACGCCTGACGGCTGGCAGCGGGTGCATGTGCGCACCGGCGAGCAGCGCGACGGCCTTGTTGAAGTGCTCTCCGGCCTACAGGGCGGTGAGACAGTGGGCATCGGAGGGCCGGGCGCATGAGCGAACCGAAAGGGATCATCCCCGGCATAGTGCGCTATTTTCTGACCTCGCAGATGTCGGTCATCCTCATCGTGGCCGCGCTGCTCATGGGAGCGGCGGCCATTATGATCACCCCGCGCGAGGAGGAGCCGCAGATCGTGGTCCCCATGGCGGACGTCATGGTGCAGGTGCCCGGCGCCTCGGCGCAGGAGGTGGAGCGCCTTGTCACCGCGCCATTGGAGCGGCTGCTCTGGCAGATCGATGGAGTGGAGTATGTCTATTCCACATCGCGGCGCGACTCTTCCGCCGTGACGGTCCGCTTTTTCGTGGGGGAGAACCGCGAGGACTCGCTCATCAAGCTGCACAACGCCATCACCAAGAATCTGGACATGGTGCCGGGTGTGGTTTCGGGTTGGGCCGTTAAGCCGGTCGAGATAGATGACGTGCCCATCGTGACCCTGACGCTGCACGCAGAGGATGGCTGGGAGAACAGGTACTCCGGGCATGACCTGCGGCGCATGGCCGAGGAGCTGTATCACCGGCTGGCCGAGACCGAGAACGTTTCGCGTCTGAGCCTGCACGGTGGACAGCCCCGCGAGGTGCGTGTGGAGCTGCTGCCAAGGCGCATGGCCGGATACGACGTATCTCCCATGCAGGTGGCGGAGGCCCTTCGCGGTGCGAACCGCTCCCTGCCAGCCGGGGCGTTCGTACGTTCGGACGAACGGACCGAGGTGGTCAGCCGGTCCTTTCTGATGTCGCGTCAGCAGGTGGCCTCGCTGGTGGTGGGAGTCTCCGACGACCGTCCGGTTTATTTGCGCGACGTGGCCGAAGTGAAGGACGGCCCCGCCGAGCCGGAGAGCTACTCGCGCATCGGTTTTTCCTCACGCTATAAGCGCGAGCACGGTGCGGAGTCGGATGATGGCGGAGTTTCTGGCCCGGCAGTGACGCTGGCGCTGGCCAAAAAGCCGGGCACCAACGCTGTGAACGTGGCCCGGAGCATCCACGAGCGCATGGACGAGCTGCGCCGGAACGTGCTGCCGGACGGCGTGGCGGTACAGGTGACGCGTGATTACGGCGAGACCGCCCAGACCAAGGTCAACGACCTGCTGGAGTCGCTCTTTTTTGCCATCGTCACGGTGGTGGCCCTGTTGGCGGTGGCGCTTGGCAGACGCGAGGCGCTGGTGGTGGCCGTGGCCGTGCCCGTGAGTTTTTCGCTGGCCCTCTTCTGCAGCTGGATGCTCGGCTACACCATCAACCGCGTCACGCTGTTCGCGCTGATCCTTTCGCTCGGCCTCGTGGTGGACGACCCCATTACCAACGTGGACAACATCCAGCGACACATCCTCATGGCCCGCCGCAAACCGCTGGGTGCAACGCTTGCGGCCGTGCAGGAGGTCCTGCCTCCGGTAATAATGTCCACGCTGGCCATCATCGTCTGTTTCCTGCCGCTGTTCTTCATCACCGGTATGATGGGTCCGTACATGGCGCCCATGGCGGCCAACGTGCCCCTGACCGTGACCTTCTCCACTCTGGCGGCCCTGACCGTGGTGCCGTGGATGACCTACATGCTGCTGAAAAAGACCCCGGCTCGCGAGAAGGGCGAGGAAAAGGGCGACGACGATTCAGTGCCGCCCGTCATCCTCAGAACCTAC includes:
- a CDS encoding efflux RND transporter permease subunit, with protein sequence MSEPKGIIPGIVRYFLTSQMSVILIVAALLMGAAAIMITPREEEPQIVVPMADVMVQVPGASAQEVERLVTAPLERLLWQIDGVEYVYSTSRRDSSAVTVRFFVGENREDSLIKLHNAITKNLDMVPGVVSGWAVKPVEIDDVPIVTLTLHAEDGWENRYSGHDLRRMAEELYHRLAETENVSRLSLHGGQPREVRVELLPRRMAGYDVSPMQVAEALRGANRSLPAGAFVRSDERTEVVSRSFLMSRQQVASLVVGVSDDRPVYLRDVAEVKDGPAEPESYSRIGFSSRYKREHGAESDDGGVSGPAVTLALAKKPGTNAVNVARSIHERMDELRRNVLPDGVAVQVTRDYGETAQTKVNDLLESLFFAIVTVVALLAVALGRREALVVAVAVPVSFSLALFCSWMLGYTINRVTLFALILSLGLVVDDPITNVDNIQRHILMARRKPLGATLAAVQEVLPPVIMSTLAIIVCFLPLFFITGMMGPYMAPMAANVPLTVTFSTLAALTVVPWMTYMLLKKTPAREKGEEKGDDDSVPPVILRTYRRVLGPLLDSRGRRRLLLAAIAAGLLLCGALVLLRLVPLKMLPFDNKNELQLVIDMPEGTTLERTDRAVADFERYLSSVSEVDSWVTYAGSPSPMDFNGMVRHYYWREEPHQADIRINLADKSRRQAQSHAVALRLRDGLTAIAERHGAVLSIVESPPGPPVIATLTGEVYGRPGQPYEELVQGARHLREVMRSEPGVVDTDTSAEAPRMIVDFVLDKEKAALHGVDAEDVVRTMSMTLGGETVSAVHVPGERQPLPVRLVLPTHLRTGSENLGEVQMKTASGGMVPLVELGEFVPVPAEQPIWHKNLRRVAYVFAETAGTPPGEAVIDVDAKLEDSPLPPGLSVDWAGEGEWKITLDVFRDLGIAFAAALVGIYVLLIAQTGSFVMPLLIMSAIPLTMLGILPGFWLLNVVAGGTVGGYGDPVFFTATSMIGMIALGGIVIRNSVVLIDFIQKSRAAGRDLRESIILSGAVRLRPIVLTALTTALGAWPITLDPIFSGLAWALIFGLVASTLFTLVVVPSGYYALYGPKD